The DNA window GCGTACCGCACGACGAGCGTCAGGAGTCGCTCCGGCTCGGTCAGCTCGTAGCCCTCGCTGCGGTCGAGGAGGCCGGCGGTGGCCAGATCGCCCGCCGCGGCGCTTATCGTCGGCCGGGAGACGCCGAGCACGTCGGCGAGCTCCGCGCCGGTCGAGTCGGGATCGGATAACAGCGCGAGGATCATCCCGCGCGGCGTCTCCCGGCGGAGGTAGCCGAGCGCCCGCTTGTCGAGGTCGTCGAACCGGCCGGCCGGGAAGTACCGGCGGTAGTCGGCGTCCTTCGCCGACTCGATCTCGCCGTCCGCCTCGAGCTTCCGGAGGTGGTGCTGGGCCTCGCCCGTACCGAGCCGGAGGTCGTCGCGGAGCTTCGAGAAGTGCGCGCCCGGGGTGGCGGGGACGTACCCCCGGATCGCCTCCCGCGTCTCGTTGGTGTCGTCCGCGGCCCTCGCGGTTCCGACGAACGGGGCGGCCGCTCCGACGGCGGCGAACCGCCGCAGCGTCCGACGTTTCCGCTCGTCGACCTCTTCGGTCACGCTCCGTGGTACGCGATCGCCCGGCAAAAGCGCTTCGTTCGGGTCGGAAACGGCCGAATCCCGCCTCAGCTCTCCTCTGCCGGCTCGACCTCGCCGTCGGGGACCTCCTCGTCCATCTCCTGGATGACCTCGTCGGCCGACTTGATGTTCGCGCCGGCGTCGCCGGTCTTGACCGCCTCGGCCTCCTTCTCGAGCTCCTCGACGTCCATCTGGGCCGCCTCGTCGATCTGCCCGAGGATCTCGTCGATGTCGTCGAGCCCGAGCATCTTGCGGGTGTCCCCGTCGAACTCGAGCCCCTCGAGACCCTCCATCTCCTGGACGTCGGATCCGGAGAGCGCCTTGCCGTAGCGGCCGACGAGGCTCGTGAGCTCCTGCGGGAGCACGAACGTCGTCGACTCGCCCTTCCCGATCTCCTCGAGCGTCTCCATGCCGCGCTCGATGATCGCGCGCTCGCCCATCGACTCCGCCGAGCGCGCGCGAAGCACCGTCGAGATCGAGTCGCCCTGCGCCTCGAGGATCTGGCTCTGTTTCTCCCCTTGCGCGCGGATGATGTTCGACTGCTTGTCACCCTCCGCCTGCTCGACCGCCGAGCGCCGTTCCCCCTGCGCCTCGAGGATCATCGCGCGGCGGCGGCGCTCCGCGGAGGTCTGTTGCTCCATCGCCTGCTGGACGTCCTTCGAGGGGTTGACCTCGCGGACCTCGACGCTCTCGACGCGGATCCCCCACTCGTCGGTCGGCTCGTCCAGCTCGCGGCGGATCTTGGCGTTGATCTCCTGGCGTTTGTTCAGGGTGTCGTCGAGCTCCATGTCGCCGAGGACGGCCCGGAGCGTCGTCTGAGCCAGGTTCGAGACGGCGTTCTTGTAGTCGTCGACCTCGAGGAACGCCTTCTTCGCGTCCATCACCTTGATGTAGACGACCGCGTCCGCCGTCACCGGCGAGTTGTCCCGCGTGATCGCCTCCTGGCGGGGCACGTCCAGCGTCTGCGTCCGCATGTCGAACGCGTACGTCCGCGAGACGAACGGCGGGATGAAGTTGATGCCCGGCTCGAGCAGCTTCCGGAACTCGCCGAACACCGTCAACGCCTCCTTGTCGTAGGCGTCGACGATCTCGACGGACTGCCAGAGCGTGACGACCACCAGCATGAGAAACAGGAGGCCGACGCTCACCAGTCCGAAACCGGTTTGGAGGGGAAGTGGGTCCATACCGTGGGTTAGGCCATCGGACGCTTAATAGTTCGCCCGCGGACCGGCCTCGGGCGTCCGGATCGGAGCCGTCGGACCGAGTCCGCGCCGCCGAGCGGATAACAAACCCTAAAAGCGGGGTCGTCGACCGATCCGGTATGTCTCTGCGGGTCGGTCGGCTGGGCCTCGCCGACGCGGTCACCGTGGCCAACGCCGCGGTCGGCTTCCTCGCGGTCGTCGCCGCCACCGTCGACGCCGCCCTGGCGGCCCGGCTGATCCTGCTGGCCGCCATCGCCGACGGCCTCGACGGCGTGGTCGCCAGACACCGGGGGTCGACGCCGGCGGGGCCGTACCTCGACTCGCTGGCGGACGTCGCCTCCTTCGGCGTCGCGCCCGCCGCCCTCGTGGCCGCCATCGTCCTCGGCGACGACCCGGCCGCCGCGGGTCCGCTCCTCGTCGCCGGCGGCCTCGGGGCCGCGGCGCTCTTCGTCGCGATGGCGGTCGCCCGGCTCGGGCTGTACACGGCCTACGACAGCGGGAGCCGCGAGACCGTCGGCGTCCCGACGACGCTCGCGGCGACGGTCCTCGCCGCCGCGGTGCTGGCGGGCTACACCGCGGCGGTCCCGCTCGTCGTCGCGACCGCGGCCTTCGCGGTGCTCATGGGGTCGACGGTGACGTACCCCGACCTCCACGCCCAGGACGCTCTCGTGATGGGGTTCGTCCAGGCGGCGGTGGTGGTGACGCC is part of the Halorubrum aethiopicum genome and encodes:
- a CDS encoding winged helix-turn-helix transcriptional regulator, with protein sequence MTEEVDERKRRTLRRFAAVGAAAPFVGTARAADDTNETREAIRGYVPATPGAHFSKLRDDLRLGTGEAQHHLRKLEADGEIESAKDADYRRYFPAGRFDDLDKRALGYLRRETPRGMILALLSDPDSTGAELADVLGVSRPTISAAAGDLATAGLLDRSEGYELTEPERLLTLVVRYADSFDADAVALADEAASLVSYDP
- a CDS encoding SPFH domain-containing protein, with the translated sequence MDPLPLQTGFGLVSVGLLFLMLVVVTLWQSVEIVDAYDKEALTVFGEFRKLLEPGINFIPPFVSRTYAFDMRTQTLDVPRQEAITRDNSPVTADAVVYIKVMDAKKAFLEVDDYKNAVSNLAQTTLRAVLGDMELDDTLNKRQEINAKIRRELDEPTDEWGIRVESVEVREVNPSKDVQQAMEQQTSAERRRRAMILEAQGERRSAVEQAEGDKQSNIIRAQGEKQSQILEAQGDSISTVLRARSAESMGERAIIERGMETLEEIGKGESTTFVLPQELTSLVGRYGKALSGSDVQEMEGLEGLEFDGDTRKMLGLDDIDEILGQIDEAAQMDVEELEKEAEAVKTGDAGANIKSADEVIQEMDEEVPDGEVEPAEES
- a CDS encoding protein sorting system archaetidylserine synthase (This PssA-like phosphatidyltransferase, along with a PssD-like decarboxylase, is required in Haloarchaea for the archaeosortase ArtA to replace the PGF-CTERM sorting signal with a C-terminal lipid anchor.), which gives rise to MSLRVGRLGLADAVTVANAAVGFLAVVAATVDAALAARLILLAAIADGLDGVVARHRGSTPAGPYLDSLADVASFGVAPAALVAAIVLGDDPAAAGPLLVAGGLGAAALFVAMAVARLGLYTAYDSGSRETVGVPTTLAATVLAAAVLAGYTAAVPLVVATAAFAVLMGSTVTYPDLHAQDALVMGFVQAAVVVTPVAHALTAALPPWIGEGFAFALLFLSGGYLLLGPHFYWGDGIRPPEEDVERA